CTCCCTCAAGGAGACGTTGCTGCAGACGGTGGCGTTGAACTCGGCTGGGAAATGTTCCTGGCAGGCCCAGGCCCACGCTGAGCCCCCGGAGAGGTACCAGTCCGCGTCTGAGCAGGCGGCCCCCAGGTCCCCAGGGCGCTGGCTGGAGCCCCTGGAGCTGTTGAAGAGGTTGCAGTAGAGATAGACGGTGAAGTTGGAGATGCCGGGTAGCCCTGGGATGCTGTCATTGCACACAGCCTCCAGGACGGGGGGCAAGAGTGAGGGCTCGCCCCGGGGTGCAGCTGCCTTCCTGGGGACGGGCTGGAGGCAGCCAgtgaggggcggcggggccgggagcgccgcAGCCGCGAAGCCCAGGGCCCGGGCATCCCAGCTGATGTTGTGGTGGAAGCCCCTGGAGGGCAGAGACCAGGTCAGTGTCGGCACTGCCtgccgcagccctgcctgcccctggaGAGGCTGCTCGCCTGGGCCCAGGTGCTGCAATGCCCGCGCGACTTGTCCCATCCCGCCCCGCTGGGACACCGAGCACCGTGCACTGCCCGTTCCATCCCATCCCACCGGGACACTAAGCACCACGCACCGCCCATCCCGTCCTGTTGGGGTGCTGAGCACCATGTGCTGCCTGTCCCACCCCATCCTGCTGGGACACCAAGCACCACGCGCtgcccgtcccatcccatcccactgGGACACCAAGCACCACGCATTGCTCATCCCGTCCTGTTCCGCCAGAGCACCATGCGctgcccatcccatcccgtcccgctGGGGCACTGCGCGCTGCCCGTCCcgtcctgccctgcccagcgcACGCAGGCAGCACCAcatgctgctcagctgctgctgccacagccTTTGCTGGCACTGGTGGATGGCGATGCGCTGGGCTGTGCAGCGGGGCCCCGGCCCCCCAGGTGCAGGGGTCTCAGCCGCTGGCACGGCGGGGACAGCAGCCCCGCCgtgagctgccccagcccagcgcctGGCCCCGGCGTGAccggcggagccggcggggcaGTCTTGGCCGAGGCTCCTCTGCTGGCACGCCTCACGGACCGGCACAGCGGGCTCCTCCATTCCCAGCAGTGGGGCCCATTCCCGCGGCCCCACGCGGCGGCTCCCCCGACTCaccacagcaggagctgctgcagggtccCTGCGGGCCAAGGGTGAGGGTGAGCGCGGCGGCTGTGGGAGCGCGGCGCCCAgtggggccggcggccgcgggagccgctcACCTGCGGAGCAGCGCCCATCCCCGTCCAGGTGCGGGACACGGAGCGCCAGCGAGGCTTCGTGCACCAGAGCGCCCCGCACGTGGGACACCCTCCTCCGGAAGTGGCTGTAGAGCCCGCAGCCCGTGGCCCGCGCCAGCCTCTGCCGCAGCGCCTCCAGGGCCCTCTGCGCTGCCCCGCAGGGCCCCATGGCCCAGCCGGGCTCCTCTGCCCTGGCCTCCCCCACCGGCGCCCAGGGCGGCTCCGGCCGCAGGGCCTGGGCGCCAGCGGGGCGCCTGTCCCGAGGGGACCAGGGCTGCGGGGGGGCCAGCAGCCATGCCAGCcagccggggccgccgctgcaGCCTCCATGCCCCACCGGCGTGCGGCGGGGGCTCTgcagcccggccccccccgggcccaGCGCCCCTGCCACCAGTGCCTGCCCCAGCGCCTCGGCCAGGCTGCCGAGCAGCCGCCAGCGCGGCTGGGGCACCAGGGGCTGCTCCGCGCCGGAGAGGCTCCGCAGCCTGTGGAGGAGGCCGAGGAGCGCATCCCAGTGCCAGCTGCCCCGCAGCGAGAGCAGGACGTGCTGCAGGTGCAGGAGGGTGGCGCGGGGcagggggtccccggggggctgctgcggctgcggctgcggctgcagcACGGGCCCCCATGGCTCGCCCGCCTGCTCCGGGTGCTCCAGGAGCCTGGAGATGTTGTGCAGGAAGCTGGACAGCCCATCCTTGCCCTGCCGGGCACCGCGTGGGGTCTGGGCAGGCCGTGCACCCGCCACAGGCGGGACCCCCAGGGCCTCCAGGCCTGCGAGCAGGGTCTGCATCAGGGCTGGCATCTCCCCTGGCTGCTGTGCTCGGGCTTGCAGCACGGCCGGGAGAGCACCGCTCAAACGTAGGCTGTCCCAGGACTCCAGGAAGGACACGAGGTCTTGGGGCATGATGCCATTCCCTCCTgaggcagctcctgcagggcAGGGGCAAGCTGGCTGGCATGCTGCACGGCGCAGCCGCCTGCCAgccgccccacggccccactgtggcATCCATAGGGATGACCCCTCCACCactccagcagtgcctgcttcaGGTgggccccgtgtccccccccggctgcccctgcagccccacacTGAGAAGCCTCATCTCTCCAGGGCTCCGCAAAGCTCTCCTGTCCTTGCCACACAGGGCTGACGGCATCGCTGGCAGCAGTGCAGGCACCCAGCAGACTTGCACCAGGGTTGCGCCCTGTGCAGACCCTGCTCTTCAGGACCACCCCCAGCTTTCTGTGCAGCTCCATGGCACTTCAGCACCCAAGACCACCCGCCTGGTCCCCAGAGCTGCCCAGGCACGAATCTCCCATGGGTGCACCCAAGCTTGGGACCAGCCTGGCCCACAATGCCAGAACGTGCGGGGCAGCCTGCAGTGCAGAAATGGGATCTCTGCCACCAGGAGCCAGTGCCCAGCCTGAAGCCCCTCTGCAGCGTCCCGCTCCCACAAAGGGTGCAGGGGCTGAGTGCCCGGGGAGGACCCTGGGGTCCAGCTCCAGCTCAGCGGGGCCTGCAGGGGTGTGCGCACTCACCGGAGCTGGGCTCCCACCACAACAGCAGAAGCAGCATCCAGGCACAGTGACGGCAAGTACCCATTTCTGTGTCCTGCAGCCGGCAGGAGCCTCCGGCAGCTGCCACTGAGGAGCTGGTGGCGATGAGGGAGCTTCAGCTGGACTGTGTGGACGAGCTAGGCACCACAAAGCAAGACTTGTGCCACGACAGGAGACAGCAGCAGTTGCTGGAGCTCACCTGATACCTTTCTGCAGCCCGACCATTACATGCCCCTGGGAGGGATGAGCCCGACTCGGGCTCACCTTACACTTTCCACtggcagagagggagggacaTTCGGGGGTGCCCAGGAGCGCGTGAATGATAGGGACAGACAGAAGAGGCCCCGCGGGGCCTGCTGTGCCCTGGCCAGTGCTGGCTGGCTGCTGCGGGGGTGCCCACGCCACCCaggccctggccccagccccagcccgtcTCACACCTCTGCAGACACAGGGCTCCAACTTCCCCCTCCGATAGAGGCAcccacagacctcctgccccccccccccacagcacccTTTCTGGGCCCCACAGACCCCACCGAGGAGCCGCACCGCAGGTcgctccctgctcccccagccccagccccgcaccACCCTGCTCACAGCATTTCCGCCGTCCGGCAGCGCAGCGGACGAGCGCGCCTGGCACCACTCCGGGGCTGGCTCCGACAGCCCCCGTCCCCAGGCCTGTAACCCGAGGCCGGCCCgactgcccgcccctctgccacAGACAATGCCCAGGCTACTGCATTATTGATGCCGGGAACCCGCCTGCCCTGTGCTGTGTGCTGCACAATAATGGATGAGCTGAAACCACCGGGTCTCAGCAGGCACCTGCCTGTGCCAAGGAGCCAGGCTGGACTGGCTGGACGGTGGCTGGCACGAGCTGCCCAGGACCCCGGCTGAGCCGCGGGCTGCAGGGTGTAAACCTCTGCCTGGGTGTCGCGTTGGGGCTCGCCAGGGTCAGTTCCCTCCCAGCGGTCCCGGGGGTCAGGCTGTCCCCAGCCGACTTCTGCCAGGGCACGTCCCCCTCCTCTCGCATCCAGCACCAGTCCAGGTGAGCTGCAGGGTGGGCGCCCGCGGCGCAGGGTTGGTGCGGCGCCTCGGGCCGCGTCTCAGCCCCTGCGGCGCTGCAACGGGAGCAGCCGCCATCGGGCTGAGCCCCTCCGACGTGACCCGGCTCTGCAGCCTGCGGCCACCGCCGGgcttccctgcgccccggcaCCTCAGCCCCGGGgacgggccggggccgggtctgggccgggccggggccgggaggggccgggggcggggccgggggcggagccgggtctgggctgggccggggccgggaggggccgggggcgaggccgggaggggcgggggcgggtctgggctgggccggggccggggccggggccggggccggggccgggtcggggccgggccgggcgctgcggcgccccctgccgggccgggccggcgccgcccgcgaGGCCGCCGCACTGCGGAGCCGCCGCGGTGTAACGGGACAAACAGGGAGCAGGCGGGCGGCTCTGGATTCACGGGCGTCCGTTTCGCTAGAGACCCCGGGGCGCTGCTGCGCAAGCAGAGGGACGGGAGGCAGCGCGTTTCCGTGTCTCCGTCTGCTTTTGCACTCTGTCTCGCGCCCTTCCAGCGTCGCTCCTCACTTTTCCTCTAGGTTCATCAGTGTCAGGACTGCGAGGAAGAGCAGAACTTGTTACATTTCCTGCTAGTGAAATTGTGGTGATTTCTAGCAGCGCGGGTTAAATCTGCCTTTGCACGTTGCCCAGCTGCCTGGTAGAGCAAAGTCCTGCAAAACAAGAGccagccctgctgtgcccaggATGATTGCAGCAGGCAGCAGGTCTTGGTCTGCACACTTTGCTCAGCTCTGTGGTGACATGGTCCTCAGAGCATGGGGCTGGACAAGCACCGGGTGGGAGGCAGAAAGCAGAGCTGACCGGACTCCACAGACTGGCAGCTCAGGTTAAACTGTGTGTTGCTGAAGTGTCTGGAGCTACACAGGAAAGACAGCAGGACAAGGGATTCACCTGGGTGCACAAAGAGCTGGGCAGCTGGTGGACAGAATTCCGGAGAGGTCAGCCCCCACCCGGACTGAGCCGTGCAGGGCATAGGAGAGCACGGTGCACTTGTGGACAGTGGTGGGGCTGGATGGAGGGAGCGGCACTGGGCTCCTGTAAGACCCTGTGCTACAGGAGCCTGCTGCCGGGACAGCCATGCAGCCTGGGTCTGGCAGAAGGGAGTGCACACTAACCAGCATACTTCTGCAGCTTCTTGCGATCCTCCAGGTTATATTGcaactgctccagcagctccaagTAGCGGAAGAGGGAATCACGGGGCCAGAGTACTTGTACATCTTCATTTTCATCAATCAGTCCCTGCAGGTTCTTGTGAATATATGTCTCCCAGTCCACTGATGGAAGCAAGGCCTCAGTATCAGAGCTGGCAGAAGCCCTGTTCCCTTCTCCATAAGAACAGGCCCCTGCTTTGTCCTGCTTCAGCCTTCTTCTAGCCCTTTGCAAGAGGAGCAGAccctcccctcccgttacttggggAAGAATGTGGGCTGCCTCTCTGGTGTCCCCCCGGCCTCCTGCCCAGGTTCAAGGTGTGGGGGCAGCAAGACTCACAGTCCTTGGGCAGGAAGTCCTTCATGACTTGCTCTACTGGCAGCTTGAGTTCAGAGCTCTTCTTGGACAGAGCAGGGGCTTTTCTGCCCAGCTCTGCCTCTAGGTCCAGTAACCTGTTGCAGGAAGGAAACCCACAAGTGAGCACTGGCCCTGGCTGACGTCTAGCCATGCTCCTCCACCATCTTGCTTCTGTATTTGGATCTGAGCTACAACAAATCTAGCCTATCTAAcaattctgctttgtttctgaaGTGGGCAAGGGGAAGAGACTCATCAGACATGGCTGGCACAGGGCTGGCTGTTTCCCCTGTTCCTGGGGGCAATCCCATAGGGAGGAGCCCTGGAATGCTCTGGGTGCTGCTGTTCCTGTCCAGGTCCAGGATGTCCACACTCGCCTGGCAGAGCCACTGGGTGAGCTCTTGAGGCCTGTCCAGGACTGGCTGTGTCTCCTGCAGGGTAAAAGCAGGGAGAGCATCATTAGGCAAAGATCTTCTTTGTGCTGCAGTGTCCACATGCTGTGGGAAGCATTTTTTGGCAGGGGATCTCTACCTCTCtctaatttgcattttaaataaatccGCTTGCTTCTGGGTTTCTATCTGCTGCACTTCTTCCATCAGGTCACTCCGGATGGTTTGGAAATTACTCACTGGGAAGTAAAGTGATGAGTGCTGGGAAGAGGGTCTTGGCAACATGGAGGGAAGGGGACTTGGATTTGTGGGCTTTCCCTAGGCTGCTCTGCCTGTGAGGAGTTTGCTTGGAAGGGGCTGTGTGCTGTGCCCATTGCCCATATTGCTGCTGTGTACCCTGGAGAACTTGGGAGAGTGGGAAGGCTCCCCAACCCCTACGAAGGAAGAGAAACCACAGCTGGACACTGGTCTCCAGGCTCCCCATCTGTTAGAGATCCCAGGTTGAAATGAATAAGAGAGTCAGACAtggcacctccctctccttttAAATCTCTTGCCTTTTGTTGGGCCCTTGTCCCATTGGAACTAGCAGTGCTTGCTGTAGGAAAGGGCAGCACCCACCTCCCCTGTCCAAAGCCAGGTGCTGCCCTTGTGATGGAGCAGGAATAGGCCTTGCTTGTTTAGACAAAAAAGTACCATGTGAGTTGTTTGGGGGGCCCTGCAGAAGGAGGTTGATGGCTGGGCCTGACCCAGTGCTCACCCATGATGGCCACAATGATGTTCTTGAAGAGGAAGGACCCGATCAGCAGCCAGAGGATGATGTAGGTCCCACTGATGAACTTGTTCATATTGGGGATCTTCCAGGTGTCCTGAAGCAGGTCGTACCAGTGGTCCATGGTGAAGAGAATGAAGACAGTCACCACAGCATTGGAAAAGCTGCTGCAGACAGAGAATGGCTCTGTCACATGTGGTCTTTGTGTCCTCCTGTCCATCAGCTGTGTGAGCTGCAGCAGGGTGAAGCACACCCCAGAAGAGTGTGGCTGCCATCTGGGTCCACGTGCAGTGTGCCCTGTCTTGTGTGCCCCActgccctgctgcctggctgctccAGGCTTCACACAGCCTGGGTGCAGGGGAGTCTGCGTGGGTATTTTAGGCTACAGGTGTTACGTGCTACCAGATGGGGTGCTGGGCATGGCAGGGCTCTAGCAGACCATCAGAGATCTCACGGGGGCTGGAACCTGTCCTTGTGGCGGAAGCCAGAGCACAAGATGGCAGTGGAAGTTGTGAGCTTTTCCCCTCAGCCCATAAAGTACTGGTTTCCCTCTCCAGCATCACACTGCCCTGCACTCACTGGCACCCCACATGCACATGGTAGCTCCAATCAGCGCTTTGGgcagcctgagctgcagcagcaaCCCTGTTTCCCTGTACATATTGCTAGAGCATGGGTCATGCTGGGGAGGAGACAGCCAACATGTGTGGCACTACGATGGTGCCAGTGCCTGGTATCAATATCGCACGCCCTGGTCACACATTGGAGAGGGCAGCTGTGGgagcccagggcagcaggcagagaAGACGTTTCAAGGTGGAGGCTGGGCACCGAGCCTGCATGACAGAGGCACTTTACCTGAAGTAGTCCTTGTAGTTTTGATCTGCGTAGTGCGAGTGGGTGTAGTTCTCAAAGAAGAAGACACCAGAGACAGCAAACACGTAGAAGAAGACGAGCAGGAACAGGAGGATGTAAGTCATGGCCTGGGTTGGGGTAGAGGCAGGGCTGTCGGGACAGGCAGTGTTGGTTGGCACTTAGCAGGGAAGGGCAGAACATCGGGGTGCTGCTGCACTGCGGGACAGTGGCTGTTCCTAGGTGCTAGGAGTCAGCCTGGAGCATTTGGGCTCTGGGGAGTGCTGGGGCAGGGTCAGGAAGTGGGTAGCAGTGGGTGAAGGCAGGTGTTGGCTGTGTGGTAGGGTATAGGCGTGACAGATGCtctgctgggaaatgagctgtgaTAAGGGGGAGCTATGCAGTAGATACGTGGCACAGCAGTGGCTTTCCCACTGCCGTTGTATCCCAGGCCCACCTTCAGGGCCTTTGCTATGGCCATGATGATCAGCCGGACCTGCCGGAACCTGCAGAACAGCTTTAAGGAGCGGAGGATGCGGAAGACACGGCGGATTCTCTTGGAGACAGACTCCTCCGCGATGTGGAACAGGTACAAGAACTCGGGGATGA
This Apteryx mantelli isolate bAptMan1 chromosome 15, bAptMan1.hap1, whole genome shotgun sequence DNA region includes the following protein-coding sequences:
- the CATSPER2 gene encoding LOW QUALITY PROTEIN: cation channel sperm-associated protein 2 (The sequence of the model RefSeq protein was modified relative to this genomic sequence to represent the inferred CDS: substituted 1 base at 1 genomic stop codon), producing MNPQSAEDAHRDVRCSPEKLLPRAEAIRAKLVWMFYLMDHLQGLSQAIPRHNIKDFLDPGKQRKLMLSDHNQLVRFNISPIRKTLITPEKHLHSRIEVRSSRWPPLALWASWLLRSTVFRSFIIFLIFLNTLVLMIKSELMKASVSHNITTALEVAVWVIAIIFIIDIALNWLVSFRDYWKSGWNIFDCTITFVSLIPEFLYLFHIAEESVSKRIRRVFRILRSLKLFCRFRQVRLIIMAIAKALKAMTYILLFLLVFFYVFAVSGVFFFENYTHSHYADQNYKDYFSSFSNAVVTVFILFTMDHWYDLLQDTWKIPNMNKFISGTYIILWLLIGSFLFKNIIVAIMVSNFQTIRSDLMEEVQQIETQKQADLFKMQIRERXRSPAKKCFPQHVDTAAQRRSLPNDALPAFTLQETQPVLDRPQELTQWLCQASVDILDLDRNSSTQSIPGLLPMGLPPGTGETASPVPAMSDESLPLAHFRNKAELLLDLEAELGRKAPALSKKSSELKLPVEQVMKDFLPKDLDWETYIHKNLQGLIDENEDVQVLWPRDSLFRYLELLEQLQYNLEDRKKLQKYAVLTLMNLEEK